A window of Rhizobium acidisoli contains these coding sequences:
- a CDS encoding response regulator has protein sequence MTTETVRKNAVKVLFVDDEFIEFRALKKKIADLSEPAVEVEYSPSIGDALEKIRLARFDLILLDNRLLPNADFRETVPELRGIGYTGPIGVVSTDISGGYFQEFPDYGVDFRIGKDEIDAQTLQHIIREYVNYDVPDFWKDDYSI, from the coding sequence ATGACCACCGAAACTGTGCGAAAGAATGCCGTGAAGGTTCTCTTCGTCGACGACGAATTCATCGAATTCCGGGCGCTCAAGAAGAAGATCGCCGATCTCTCCGAGCCGGCCGTCGAGGTTGAATATTCGCCATCGATCGGTGACGCGCTGGAAAAGATCCGCTTGGCGCGTTTCGATCTCATCCTGCTCGACAACCGCCTGCTGCCGAACGCCGATTTCCGCGAAACGGTGCCGGAACTGCGCGGCATCGGCTACACCGGCCCGATCGGCGTCGTCTCGACCGACATATCGGGCGGCTATTTCCAGGAATTCCCGGATTACGGCGTGGATTTCCGCATCGGCAAGGACGAAATCGACGCCCAGACGCTGCAGCACATCATCCGCGAATATGTGAACTATGACGTCCCGGATTTTTGGAAGGACGATTACAGCATCTGA
- a CDS encoding sensor histidine kinase, whose translation MSSNPTRRPEEDDSSEERIKRFLATASHDLQSPLRHIAMYAELLLDDLEGTLDGEQLQSLRMIMEKAQAAQRLTKALMSLAGGAPQVTPEEVDLQALAENVWGELTDEIAVSDATLESQGLPSLRTDPALLGLVLRHLLTNALTYRSEAPLHVVISAEREMADWFIRISDNGAGIDPAYRERIFEPFWKLPKVGTVPGAGLGLTTAREFLAALGGDLSLEHSDQDGSRFLIRLSVA comes from the coding sequence ATGTCATCAAACCCGACGAGACGACCGGAAGAGGACGATAGCAGCGAGGAGCGCATCAAGCGTTTTCTCGCAACCGCCTCGCACGATCTGCAATCGCCGTTGCGCCATATCGCCATGTATGCCGAACTGCTGCTCGACGATCTCGAGGGAACGCTCGACGGCGAACAGCTTCAGAGCCTCCGGATGATCATGGAAAAGGCGCAAGCTGCGCAGCGCCTGACCAAGGCATTGATGAGCCTTGCCGGCGGAGCGCCTCAGGTGACGCCCGAAGAGGTCGATCTGCAGGCGCTGGCCGAAAATGTCTGGGGCGAACTGACCGACGAAATCGCGGTTTCCGATGCGACGCTGGAAAGCCAGGGCCTGCCTTCCCTCCGGACCGACCCTGCCCTGCTCGGCCTGGTGCTGAGGCATCTGCTGACCAATGCGCTGACCTATCGCAGCGAAGCGCCGCTTCATGTGGTCATCAGCGCGGAGCGGGAGATGGCGGATTGGTTCATCCGGATTTCCGACAATGGGGCGGGCATCGATCCGGCTTATCGGGAGCGGATCTTCGAGCCGTTCTGGAAATTGCCGAAGGTGGGAACGGTGCCGGGCGCCGGCCTCGGACTGACGACGGCGCGGGAGTTTCTGGCGGCGCTTGGCGGCGATCTCAGCCTTGAACATTCGGATCAAGACGGCAGCCGCTTCCTCATCCGCCTTTCGGTCGCCTGA
- the secD gene encoding protein translocase subunit SecD, with translation MRTSPWLVFTYTVIILLGLLIALPNVLPQSVLQRVPAWLPHEQVSLGLDLRGGSHLVLEVDEADLTKERLQSLLQDARRVLREKGIQPKAVVRSQNQIVVTLADATQSDAAVTDLKTLANPISTGLSAGQSDLDVLANGATITIGFSKAGISANVDNAVQQSLEVIRQRVDQVGVSEPTIQRIGANRVLVQLPGAQDPTRLRQLLGSTAKMSFHMLSPNNQPGPGVTMLKDDEGRTYPVLDRVELSGDRLSDARVSFDPNTHEPIVSFRFDSAGASRFADITRQNVGNPFAIVLDDKVLSAPVIREPITGGSGQISGNFSADSATTLAAMLRAGALPAKLTVIEERTVGADLGADAIKMGIYSGIVGFILVAVFIFVLYGTWGVLANIALLIHTILTFSALTLVGATLTLPGIAGVVLGIGLAVDANVLINERIREETRKGKGAFASIDTGFNRAYSTIIDGNMTALIAAAILFFFGSGPVRGFAVTMALGLIISMFTSVAFVRVAMIEITRRRKFKVLNIRPLIPFSPYDKHIEFMKARFFGVTVSALLSIASVVLFIHPGLNYGVDFRGGIQMSVKTQGVADLAKFREGLDSLGLGEITLQSFGDKSSILVRAQRQEGGEEAQTAAVTKLKAEVAKIDPTATVEGTDVIGPKVSGELAWAGILSVVIASLAMLIYIWVRFEWPFAVGAIVTLVLDVTKAIGFFAITGLDFNLTAIAAILTLVGYSVNDKVVVYDRMRENMRLYKSMPLREIIDKSINETLARSLYTNATAFLALVPMAIWGGSAVSSFAIPMVFGILVAGASSIFIAAPILLFLGDWRRRHAKAAAATDGAVEIIPPEQGRPRKSAS, from the coding sequence ATGCGTACTTCACCATGGCTGGTGTTCACCTATACGGTGATCATCCTACTCGGCCTATTGATCGCTTTGCCGAACGTCCTGCCGCAATCCGTCCTTCAGCGCGTGCCGGCATGGCTTCCGCATGAACAGGTGTCGCTCGGCCTCGATCTTCGCGGCGGCTCGCATCTCGTTCTGGAGGTCGACGAGGCGGATCTGACCAAGGAGCGGCTGCAATCGCTGCTTCAGGACGCGCGCCGCGTGCTGCGCGAAAAGGGCATCCAGCCGAAGGCCGTCGTGCGCAGCCAGAACCAGATCGTCGTGACGCTCGCCGATGCCACGCAGAGCGATGCTGCCGTCACCGACCTCAAGACGCTCGCCAACCCGATCAGCACAGGCCTCAGCGCCGGCCAGTCGGATCTTGATGTCCTGGCGAACGGAGCGACCATCACCATCGGCTTCTCCAAGGCCGGCATCTCCGCCAATGTCGACAACGCCGTCCAGCAGAGCCTTGAAGTCATCCGCCAGCGCGTCGACCAGGTCGGCGTTTCCGAGCCGACCATTCAGCGCATCGGCGCCAATCGCGTGCTCGTGCAGCTGCCCGGCGCACAGGATCCGACGCGGCTGCGCCAGCTTCTCGGCTCCACGGCGAAGATGTCGTTCCATATGCTGTCGCCGAACAACCAGCCCGGCCCCGGCGTGACCATGCTGAAGGACGATGAAGGCCGGACCTATCCGGTGCTTGACCGCGTCGAACTCTCCGGCGACCGGCTTTCCGACGCCCGCGTCAGCTTCGACCCGAACACGCATGAGCCGATCGTCAGCTTCCGCTTCGACAGCGCCGGCGCTAGCCGCTTTGCCGATATAACCCGCCAGAATGTCGGCAATCCCTTCGCCATCGTCCTCGACGACAAGGTGCTGAGCGCGCCCGTCATCCGCGAGCCGATCACCGGCGGTTCCGGCCAGATCTCCGGCAACTTCTCGGCCGACAGCGCCACGACGCTTGCCGCCATGCTGCGCGCCGGCGCCCTGCCCGCCAAGCTGACAGTCATCGAGGAACGCACCGTCGGCGCCGACCTTGGCGCCGACGCCATCAAGATGGGTATCTATTCCGGCATCGTCGGCTTTATCCTCGTTGCAGTCTTCATTTTCGTTCTCTATGGCACCTGGGGTGTGCTGGCGAATATCGCGCTCTTGATCCACACGATCCTGACCTTCTCGGCCCTGACGCTGGTCGGTGCGACGCTGACGCTGCCGGGCATTGCCGGTGTCGTTCTCGGCATCGGCCTTGCGGTCGATGCGAACGTCCTCATCAACGAGCGTATTCGTGAAGAGACCCGCAAGGGCAAGGGCGCCTTTGCCTCCATCGATACCGGCTTCAATCGCGCCTATTCGACCATCATCGACGGCAATATGACCGCCCTGATCGCTGCGGCCATCCTGTTCTTTTTCGGTTCCGGCCCGGTTCGCGGCTTTGCCGTGACCATGGCGCTCGGCCTGATCATCTCGATGTTCACTTCGGTCGCCTTCGTTCGCGTTGCGATGATCGAGATCACCCGCCGCCGCAAGTTCAAGGTGCTGAACATCCGGCCGTTGATCCCATTCAGCCCCTATGACAAGCACATCGAATTCATGAAGGCGCGCTTCTTCGGCGTCACCGTTTCGGCGCTGCTTTCGATCGCCTCCGTCGTGCTCTTCATTCACCCCGGCCTCAACTACGGCGTCGATTTCCGCGGCGGCATCCAGATGTCCGTCAAGACCCAAGGGGTCGCCGATCTGGCGAAGTTCCGCGAAGGTCTTGATAGTCTCGGCCTCGGCGAAATCACACTGCAGTCCTTCGGCGACAAAAGCAGCATTCTCGTTCGCGCCCAGCGGCAGGAGGGCGGCGAAGAGGCGCAGACGGCAGCAGTAACCAAGCTGAAGGCCGAAGTCGCCAAGATCGATCCGACCGCCACGGTCGAAGGCACGGATGTCATCGGCCCGAAGGTCAGCGGCGAGCTTGCTTGGGCCGGCATCCTGTCGGTGGTGATCGCCAGCCTGGCGATGCTCATCTATATCTGGGTGCGGTTCGAATGGCCGTTTGCCGTCGGCGCCATCGTCACGCTGGTCCTCGACGTCACCAAGGCGATCGGCTTCTTTGCGATCACCGGCCTCGACTTCAACCTGACGGCCATCGCCGCCATCCTGACGCTCGTCGGTTACTCGGTGAACGACAAGGTCGTCGTCTATGACCGCATGCGTGAAAACATGCGGCTCTACAAGTCGATGCCGCTGCGCGAGATCATCGACAAGTCGATCAACGAGACCCTGGCACGAAGCCTCTACACCAATGCGACGGCCTTCCTCGCCCTGGTGCCGATGGCGATCTGGGGCGGCAGCGCCGTCTCGAGCTTCGCAATCCCGATGGTCTTCGGCATTCTCGTGGCCGGCGCCTCGTCGATCTTCATCGCGGCACCGATCCTGCTCTTCCTCGGCGACTGGCGCCGCCGCCATGCCAAGGCGGCAGCGGCAACCGATGGCGCCGTCGAAATCATCCCGCCGGAACAGGGTCGCCCGCGCAAGTCGGCGAGCTAA